In the genome of Blastopirellula retiformator, the window GGGAGCAGGGGTTCCGTCCTTCCCTTTCGATCAGTTCGCCCCATGAAAATCGTCGTCGCTTCCGACCACGCCGGCTTTCTCTATAAGCAAGCGATTTTGGAGCATTTGCAGAAACTGGGGCACGAAACGGCCGACTACGGCACGTTTTCCCCTGATTCGTGCGATTACCCCGACTTCATCATCCCAGCCGCCAAAGCGGTCGCCGACGGCAAGTTTGAGCGAGGAATCGTGCTCGGGGGCTCCGGCAACGGCGAGGCGATCGCGGCCAACCGGGTGAAAGGGGTCCGCTGCGCTTACTGCTGGAACCTGGAAACGGCCAAGCTCGGCCGCAAACATAACAAGGCGAACGTCATCGCAATCGGCGAGCGGTTGATCGAATTGCCGCTGGCGCTACAGATCGTCGACGCCTGGCTGGCGGAAGAGTTTGAAGGGGATCGACACGAACGTCGCATTGCGAAGCTCGACGAGCCGATCAACTAGAGCGGTTTTCCTCCATCTGTATCGTTCTGGCTGGTTGCGGCCGCGCTGGTCGGCGTTGACCTGCATCGACGAATCTTGAGGATTCGCCTGCTTCGGTCGCCTTGACCAGCTTGCCTCACTAACGCCAGAAACGATACAGCTATCCGAAAAACGCTCTAGTTCCGCTCGTCGCTAGCAACGATGGAGCCCAGCATCTGACCGACTTCGATCCGGTCGTCCTCATCCACCATCTTGGTCGTCAAGATTCCGGTCGCCGGAGCGACGACGTCAAACGTCACTTC includes:
- the rpiB gene encoding ribose 5-phosphate isomerase B translates to MKIVVASDHAGFLYKQAILEHLQKLGHETADYGTFSPDSCDYPDFIIPAAKAVADGKFERGIVLGGSGNGEAIAANRVKGVRCAYCWNLETAKLGRKHNKANVIAIGERLIELPLALQIVDAWLAEEFEGDRHERRIAKLDEPIN